In the Aromatoleum bremense genome, one interval contains:
- the rnhA gene encoding ribonuclease HI produces MTDQIEIFTDGACSGNPGPGGWGAILRSGAHEKEIWGGEPHTTNNRMELLAVIRALELLKRPVVARVHTDSQYVQKGISEWIHGWKARGWKTAAKAPVKNEDLWRALDEAASRHQVQWIWVRGHAGHVENERADELARRGVDAVRRQGTSVAG; encoded by the coding sequence ATGACCGATCAGATCGAGATATTCACCGACGGCGCCTGCAGCGGCAATCCGGGGCCCGGCGGTTGGGGCGCGATCCTGCGCTCGGGGGCTCACGAAAAGGAAATCTGGGGTGGCGAACCGCACACGACGAACAACCGCATGGAGCTGCTCGCGGTGATCCGGGCACTCGAACTGCTCAAGCGTCCGGTCGTCGCCCGCGTGCATACCGACAGCCAGTACGTGCAGAAAGGCATCTCCGAGTGGATCCACGGCTGGAAGGCGCGCGGGTGGAAGACCGCGGCGAAAGCCCCGGTGAAGAACGAGGACCTGTGGCGCGCGCTCGATGAGGCCGCGAGCCGTCACCAGGTCCAGTGGATCTGGGTCCGGGGCCATGCCGGCCATGTCGAGAACGAACGCGCCGACGAACTCGCGCGCCGCGGCGTCGACGCGGTGCGCCGGCAAGGCACGAGCGTCGCAGGCTGA
- a CDS encoding alpha-ketoacid dehydrogenase subunit beta has protein sequence MTATVRTTYREAVREAIREALRRDDRVFLMGEDVGRYGGCFAVSKGLLQEFGPERIRDTPLSESAFVGAGIGAALGGMRPIVEIMTVNFSLLALDQIVNNAATLLHMSGGQFSVPLVIRMATGSGHQLAAQHSHSLEGWYAHIPGIKVLTPATLEDARGMLWTALEDPDPVLIFENTVLYNTEGELAADAGAVDIDRAVVRRAGRDVSLFAYGGGLRKALAAAEQLGVEGVEAEVVDLRCLRPLDGAAILASVAHTRRAVVVDEGWRSGGISAEISARIMEGAFYELDAPVARVCGAEVPIPYPRHLEQAALPQAETIVQAVQEMLGHG, from the coding sequence ATGACCGCGACAGTCCGCACCACCTATCGCGAGGCCGTGCGCGAGGCGATCCGCGAGGCGCTCAGGCGCGACGACCGGGTGTTCCTGATGGGCGAGGACGTCGGCCGCTACGGCGGCTGCTTCGCCGTGAGCAAGGGCCTGCTGCAGGAGTTCGGGCCCGAGCGCATCCGCGACACCCCGCTGTCCGAATCCGCCTTCGTCGGCGCGGGGATCGGGGCGGCGCTGGGCGGGATGCGGCCGATCGTCGAGATCATGACGGTGAACTTCTCGCTGCTCGCCCTGGACCAGATCGTGAACAACGCCGCCACCCTGCTCCACATGTCCGGCGGGCAGTTCTCCGTCCCGCTGGTGATCCGCATGGCCACCGGGAGCGGCCACCAGCTCGCCGCCCAGCACTCGCACAGCCTCGAAGGCTGGTACGCCCACATCCCCGGCATCAAGGTGCTCACGCCAGCCACCCTGGAGGATGCTCGCGGCATGCTATGGACCGCCCTCGAAGACCCCGACCCGGTGCTGATCTTCGAGAACACCGTCTTGTACAACACGGAAGGCGAGCTCGCCGCCGACGCCGGCGCAGTGGACATCGACCGCGCCGTCGTGCGCCGGGCCGGCCGCGACGTGAGCCTCTTCGCCTACGGCGGCGGGCTGCGCAAGGCCCTTGCCGCCGCCGAACAGCTCGGGGTCGAAGGCGTCGAGGCCGAGGTGGTGGACCTCAGGTGCCTCCGCCCCCTGGACGGCGCGGCGATTCTCGCCTCGGTCGCGCATACGCGGCGGGCGGTGGTCGTGGACGAGGGCTGGAGAAGCGGCGGCATCTCGGCCGAAATCAGCGCACGCATCATGGAGGGCGCCTTCTACGAGCTGGATGCGCCGGTGGCGCGGGTGTGCGGGGCCGAAGTGCCGATACCCTATCCCCGCCATCTCGAGCAGGCCGCCCTGCCCCAGGCCGAAACCATTGTGCAAGCGGTGCAGGAGATGCTGGGCCATGGCTGA
- a CDS encoding transglycosylase SLT domain-containing protein — protein sequence MAIPFASLLFLVFLSIAPGSVRASADSAAPTLLPEPGATSLIVGDDAAPGGLKAPLGPVLELTDPPLRVLTLDLTRDANDIWDRIRRGFGMPDLDSGLVAEQQLFYINRPGFLKKVFERGGRYLYHIVDELERRGMPTELALLPMVESSYNPMAYSRSHASGLWQFIPSTGRNYNLTQDAWVDERRDVIASTAAALDYLQAIYDMHGDWHLALASYNWGEGAVGRAIQRNLDDGLPAEYSHLRMPGETRNYVPKLQALKNIVAQPELYRFELPYVPNSPHFVTVDTPATIELATAARLAGMPLDEFLALNPSHKRPAVTEGSALVVPVDRAEQFQLRLAEHQRNGTQWRTYELQRGETLASVARDFGLSLNQLYQINRLDARSRVSPGYSLLVPEGVDPGNAPTDALEQAGSPGRSIVPRLAGGKPVKMDAKGTEKPTATKGTKPAAKKGVKRPAGKSSGTSARKTPTTSAAAKKMSGQPAKPTSGKKQPQKNQR from the coding sequence ATGGCGATTCCTTTCGCAAGCCTCCTGTTTCTCGTGTTCCTGAGCATCGCACCGGGGTCTGTCCGGGCGTCGGCGGATTCGGCGGCGCCGACTCTCTTGCCGGAGCCGGGCGCGACCAGTCTCATCGTCGGCGATGACGCCGCTCCGGGCGGCCTGAAGGCTCCTCTCGGGCCGGTCCTCGAGCTGACGGATCCTCCGCTGCGCGTGCTCACGCTCGACCTCACCCGTGACGCCAATGACATATGGGACCGCATTCGCCGCGGTTTCGGCATGCCGGACCTGGACAGCGGGCTGGTCGCCGAACAGCAACTCTTCTACATCAACCGCCCGGGTTTCCTGAAAAAGGTTTTCGAGCGCGGCGGGCGCTATCTCTACCACATCGTCGACGAACTCGAACGCCGCGGCATGCCGACCGAGCTCGCGCTACTGCCGATGGTCGAAAGCAGCTACAACCCGATGGCCTATTCGCGCTCGCACGCGTCGGGGCTGTGGCAGTTCATCCCCTCGACGGGGCGGAACTACAACCTCACGCAGGACGCGTGGGTCGACGAGCGGCGCGACGTGATCGCTTCCACCGCAGCGGCGCTCGACTACCTGCAGGCGATCTACGACATGCACGGCGACTGGCATCTCGCGCTCGCCTCGTACAACTGGGGCGAAGGCGCGGTCGGCCGCGCGATCCAGCGCAACCTGGACGACGGGCTTCCGGCCGAATACAGCCATCTGCGCATGCCCGGGGAAACGCGCAACTATGTGCCGAAGCTGCAGGCGCTGAAGAACATCGTCGCGCAGCCCGAGCTGTACCGCTTCGAACTTCCATACGTGCCGAACAGCCCCCACTTCGTCACTGTCGATACTCCTGCGACGATCGAACTGGCCACCGCCGCCCGCCTTGCGGGGATGCCGCTCGACGAGTTCCTCGCCCTCAACCCCAGCCACAAACGTCCAGCCGTCACCGAAGGCAGTGCGCTTGTCGTGCCCGTCGATCGCGCCGAACAGTTCCAGCTGCGGCTCGCCGAACATCAACGCAACGGGACGCAGTGGCGCACCTACGAATTGCAGCGCGGCGAGACGCTCGCATCCGTGGCGCGGGATTTCGGCCTGTCGCTGAACCAGCTCTACCAGATCAACCGGCTCGATGCGCGCAGCCGTGTAAGCCCCGGCTACTCGCTGCTCGTCCCTGAGGGCGTCGATCCGGGCAATGCGCCCACCGATGCGCTCGAACAGGCGGGATCGCCGGGGCGCTCGATCGTCCCGCGGCTGGCTGGCGGCAAACCCGTCAAAATGGATGCCAAGGGCACGGAAAAGCCGACCGCGACGAAGGGCACGAAACCGGCGGCGAAGAAGGGGGTCAAGCGGCCTGCCGGCAAAAGCTCAGGGACTTCGGCGAGGAAAACTCCAACCACGTCGGCAGCAGCGAAAAAAATGAGCGGCCAGCCGGCGAAGCCGACGTCCGGCAAGAAGCAGCCGCAAAAAAACCAGCGCTGA
- a CDS encoding acyl carrier protein: MNEVQIRDIVLDALSAVAPDADTSSLAPDKSFRDQLDYFDSMDFFNFVVGLHKAFGIDIPEADYPRLSNLDACTRYFKTKLG; the protein is encoded by the coding sequence ATGAACGAGGTACAGATCAGAGACATCGTCCTCGATGCCCTCAGCGCGGTCGCACCCGACGCCGACACCTCCAGCCTCGCACCCGACAAGAGCTTCCGCGATCAGCTCGATTATTTCGACTCGATGGACTTCTTCAATTTCGTCGTCGGCCTGCACAAGGCGTTCGGCATCGACATCCCCGAGGCCGACTATCCACGGCTCTCGAACCTGGACGCTTGCACGCGCTATTTCAAGACGAAGCTGGGATAG
- the mutS gene encoding DNA mismatch repair protein MutS produces the protein MQQYLRIKAQHPDTLLFYRMGDFYELFFDDAEKAARLLDITLTTRGQSAGTPIRMAGVPFHAVEQYLARLVKLGESVVIAEQVGEPGATKGPMERAVSRIVTPGTLTDAALLDDRADSLLLAANLHRGVLGLAWLNLANGDLRVMECSAEQLQAQFERLRPAEVLVPDGLALPLVESLSPVLRRLADWQFDSGNGERLLTGHFGTRDLAGFGAEGLPVALAAAAALFEYARSTQRQSLEHVTGLRVEREAEYLRLDAATRRNLELTETLRGEASPTLLSLLDSCITSMGSRWLRHALHHPLRDRALAALRHGAVGELAGSDPGAPADTGDARMLGEVRAALRGVADVDRITARIALRSARPRDLAALRDSLARLPELHTALGTSQAPLLGDLLGAIAVPDDALDLLVRAVAAEPAAAVRDGGVIAPGFDAELDELRGIQSNCGEFLLALEARERERSGITNLKVEFNKVHGFYIEVSHANTGKVPDDYRRRQTLKNAERYITPELKAFEDKALSAQERALAREKLLYEALLEALAAHIPALQRIARALACLDGLGAFTEAAVRHGYVCPQFSEQPGVDITGGRHPVVERQVEDFISNDCRLAPTRRMLLITGPNMGGKSTFMRQVALIALLAHVGAFVPAQSARLGPLDAIFTRIGASDDLASGRSTFMVEMTEASAILHGATEQSLVLMDEIGRGTSTFDGLALAFAIARHLLEKNRCLTLFATHYFELTRLNGDYPECANVHLDAVEHAHRIVFLHAVEDGPASQSYGIEVAALAGIPGSVVRDAKRRLRALENREVGNGPQADLFAALPDREPDTPSHPALTALAELDPDTLSPREALERLYALKRMTA, from the coding sequence ATGCAGCAGTATCTCCGCATCAAGGCGCAGCATCCGGACACGCTGCTGTTCTACCGCATGGGGGACTTCTACGAGCTGTTCTTCGATGACGCGGAGAAGGCCGCGCGGCTGCTCGACATCACGCTGACGACGCGCGGGCAGTCGGCCGGCACGCCGATCCGGATGGCCGGTGTGCCGTTCCACGCGGTCGAACAATACCTTGCGCGGCTCGTCAAGCTCGGCGAATCGGTCGTGATCGCCGAACAGGTGGGCGAGCCGGGAGCGACGAAGGGGCCGATGGAGCGCGCGGTGAGCCGCATCGTCACGCCCGGCACGCTGACCGACGCGGCGCTGCTCGACGATCGCGCCGACTCGCTGCTGCTCGCGGCGAATCTGCACCGCGGCGTGCTCGGCCTCGCGTGGCTGAACCTCGCCAATGGCGACCTGCGGGTGATGGAATGCTCGGCCGAGCAGTTGCAGGCGCAGTTCGAACGGCTGCGCCCAGCCGAGGTGCTGGTGCCCGACGGGCTGGCGCTGCCGCTGGTCGAATCGCTGTCGCCGGTGCTGCGCCGGCTCGCCGACTGGCAGTTCGACTCCGGCAACGGCGAGCGCCTGCTGACCGGGCACTTCGGCACGCGCGACCTGGCCGGCTTCGGCGCCGAAGGCCTGCCGGTCGCGCTCGCGGCCGCAGCGGCGCTGTTCGAGTACGCGCGCAGCACGCAGCGCCAGAGCCTCGAGCACGTCACCGGACTGCGGGTCGAGCGTGAAGCCGAATACCTGCGGCTCGATGCGGCGACGCGGCGCAACCTGGAACTGACCGAGACCCTGCGCGGCGAAGCCTCGCCGACGCTGTTGTCGCTGCTCGACTCGTGCATTACCAGCATGGGCTCGCGCTGGCTGCGGCATGCGCTGCATCATCCGCTGCGCGACCGCGCACTCGCCGCGCTGCGCCACGGCGCCGTCGGCGAACTCGCCGGATCGGATCCCGGTGCCCCGGCGGACACCGGTGATGCACGGATGCTCGGCGAGGTCCGCGCCGCGCTGCGCGGGGTGGCCGACGTCGATCGCATCACCGCGCGGATTGCGCTGCGCAGCGCGAGGCCGCGCGATCTCGCGGCGCTGCGCGACAGCCTCGCGCGCCTGCCCGAACTGCATACTGCGCTCGGCACCTCGCAGGCTCCGCTGCTCGGCGACCTGCTCGGGGCGATCGCGGTGCCGGATGACGCGCTCGACCTGCTCGTGCGCGCCGTCGCCGCCGAGCCGGCCGCCGCAGTGCGCGACGGCGGCGTGATCGCTCCCGGTTTCGACGCGGAGCTCGACGAGCTGCGCGGTATCCAGTCGAACTGCGGCGAGTTCCTGCTGGCGCTTGAAGCGCGCGAACGCGAACGCAGCGGCATCACGAACCTCAAGGTCGAGTTCAACAAGGTACATGGCTTCTACATCGAGGTGAGCCACGCGAACACGGGGAAAGTGCCGGACGACTACCGCCGCCGCCAGACGCTGAAGAACGCCGAGCGCTACATCACGCCGGAACTGAAGGCGTTCGAGGACAAGGCGCTGTCGGCCCAGGAGCGCGCGCTCGCCCGCGAGAAGCTGCTCTATGAAGCGCTGCTCGAAGCGCTCGCCGCGCATATCCCGGCGCTGCAGCGCATCGCCCGCGCGCTCGCGTGCCTCGACGGTCTGGGCGCGTTCACCGAAGCTGCCGTGCGCCACGGCTACGTCTGCCCGCAGTTTTCCGAGCAGCCGGGCGTCGATATCACCGGCGGGCGCCATCCGGTCGTCGAGCGGCAGGTCGAAGACTTCATTTCGAACGACTGCCGCCTCGCCCCGACCCGCCGCATGCTGCTGATCACCGGGCCGAACATGGGCGGCAAATCGACCTTCATGCGCCAGGTCGCGCTGATCGCGCTGCTCGCCCACGTCGGCGCCTTCGTGCCGGCGCAGAGCGCACGCCTCGGCCCGCTCGATGCGATCTTCACCCGCATCGGCGCGTCCGACGATCTCGCGTCCGGCCGCTCGACGTTCATGGTCGAGATGACCGAGGCGTCGGCGATCCTGCATGGCGCGACCGAGCAGAGCCTCGTGCTGATGGACGAGATCGGGCGCGGCACCTCGACCTTCGACGGGCTCGCGCTGGCATTCGCGATCGCCCGCCACCTGCTCGAAAAGAACCGCTGCCTGACGCTGTTCGCCACCCATTACTTCGAACTCACCCGCCTCAACGGCGACTACCCCGAGTGCGCGAACGTGCATCTCGACGCCGTCGAGCACGCGCACCGCATCGTGTTCCTGCACGCGGTCGAGGACGGACCGGCGAGCCAGAGCTACGGTATCGAGGTCGCGGCGCTCGCCGGCATTCCCGGCTCGGTCGTGCGCGACGCCAAACGGCGCCTGCGCGCGCTCGAGAACCGCGAGGTCGGCAATGGGCCGCAGGCGGACCTCTTTGCCGCGCTGCCGGACCGCGAACCCGACACGCCCTCGCACCCGGCGCTCACCGCGCTGGCCGAACTGGACCCTGACACCCTGAGCCCGCGCGAGGCGCTCGAGCGCCTGTACGCGCTGAAACGGATGACCGCATGA
- a CDS encoding fused MFS/spermidine synthase, which translates to MSTPIDISEDRGVRYLHFGSEWVQGAMRIRRPHALELAYTREMMAGLLLRDADEWPRNALVIGLGAASLVRFLHRHCPQTRIQVVEIEPQVVAAARQFFRLPDEDARFSIHVGDGARYVIETDRRFDLILVDGFDRHARAGALDTAPFYAAARARLSDAGLMSTNLFGRSRGFRASVERIIHAFENRAIAFPSCDSGNVVAFGAQGEEIAVPVTELRERARALKDRTGLDLGPTVARLEQAGSLPGGRLIL; encoded by the coding sequence GTGAGCACCCCGATCGACATCAGCGAAGATCGCGGCGTCCGCTATCTTCATTTCGGCTCGGAGTGGGTCCAGGGCGCAATGCGCATCCGCCGGCCGCACGCACTCGAACTCGCCTACACGCGCGAGATGATGGCCGGTCTGCTGCTGCGCGACGCCGACGAATGGCCGCGCAACGCGCTGGTGATCGGCCTCGGCGCCGCCTCGCTGGTGCGTTTCCTGCATCGCCACTGCCCGCAGACGCGCATCCAGGTCGTCGAGATCGAACCGCAAGTCGTCGCGGCTGCCCGCCAGTTCTTCCGCCTGCCGGACGAGGATGCACGTTTTTCGATCCACGTCGGCGACGGCGCCCGCTACGTGATCGAAACCGACCGGCGCTTCGACCTGATCCTCGTCGATGGCTTCGACCGCCACGCGCGGGCCGGCGCGCTCGACACCGCGCCGTTCTACGCCGCGGCGCGTGCGCGCCTGTCGGACGCGGGACTGATGTCGACGAACCTCTTCGGTCGGTCGCGCGGGTTTCGCGCCAGCGTCGAGCGGATCATCCACGCATTCGAGAACCGCGCGATCGCGTTTCCGTCGTGCGACAGCGGCAACGTCGTCGCATTCGGCGCGCAAGGCGAAGAGATCGCCGTGCCGGTGACGGAGTTGCGCGAACGCGCCCGGGCCTTGAAGGACCGCACCGGCCTCGACCTCGGCCCGACCGTCGCCCGGCTCGAGCAGGCGGGCAGCCTGCCTGGCGGGCGGCTCATCCTGTAG
- a CDS encoding class I SAM-dependent methyltransferase, translating into MSILSLSDWLETPQGQYLLQWESARFDVMVADIFGYNAVQIGLPEHEFLRGNRMPFRFRCARLGEAEVMSNAEALPFATATLDLVLLPHVLEFSPNPHQVLREVERVLVPEGSVIISGFNPFSLWGLRRLLARGDGAFPWRGQYLSVRRTKDWLALLGFETQSGSFGCYAPAVTSGKWLERWRFIDKAGDRWWPIFGGTYIIQGIKRVQGMRLITPNWRDRRAAAKRLSPVAQRGRQVTGGVQKTK; encoded by the coding sequence ATGTCCATCCTCAGTCTGTCGGACTGGCTTGAAACCCCGCAGGGACAATACCTGCTGCAGTGGGAATCGGCCAGGTTCGACGTCATGGTGGCCGATATTTTCGGCTACAACGCAGTTCAGATCGGGCTGCCCGAGCACGAGTTCCTGCGCGGCAACCGCATGCCGTTCCGCTTCCGTTGCGCCCGGCTGGGCGAGGCCGAAGTGATGTCCAACGCGGAAGCGCTGCCGTTCGCCACCGCCACGCTCGATCTGGTGCTGCTGCCGCACGTGCTCGAGTTTTCGCCGAACCCTCATCAGGTGCTGCGCGAGGTCGAACGCGTACTGGTGCCCGAGGGCAGCGTCATCATCAGCGGCTTCAACCCCTTCAGCCTGTGGGGCCTGCGCCGCCTGCTGGCTCGCGGCGACGGGGCATTTCCGTGGCGTGGACAGTATCTGTCCGTGCGCCGCACGAAGGATTGGCTCGCGCTGCTGGGGTTCGAAACCCAGTCCGGCAGTTTCGGCTGCTACGCGCCGGCGGTGACGAGCGGAAAATGGCTGGAACGCTGGCGATTCATCGACAAGGCCGGGGACCGCTGGTGGCCGATCTTCGGCGGCACCTACATCATTCAGGGAATCAAGCGGGTGCAGGGGATGCGCCTGATCACCCCCAACTGGCGCGATCGTCGCGCCGCAGCGAAACGGCTCTCGCCGGTGGCCCAGCGCGGCCGGCAGGTGACGGGCGGAGTACAAAAGACTAAATGA
- the dnaQ gene encoding DNA polymerase III subunit epsilon, translated as MRQIVLDTETTGLDWRNGDRVIEIGCVELLNRNLTGRHYHVYINPERGIDAEAIAVHGITEDFLADKPTFSAIAAEFEDFIRDAELIIHNANFDVGFLNHELSRLGRGKLDSLCAGVIDTLKMAKEQNPGKKASLDALCDRHQIDNASRTLHGALLDAELLAEVYLAMTRGQESLIMALEEPVPGSAEAGGVLVDRPPLKVLRASGEELAEHGRVLHDIAKATKGTCLWIAPEPEAAAA; from the coding sequence ATGAGACAGATCGTCCTCGACACGGAAACCACCGGCCTCGACTGGCGCAACGGCGACCGCGTCATCGAAATCGGCTGCGTCGAGCTGCTGAACCGCAACCTGACGGGGCGGCATTACCACGTCTATATCAACCCGGAGCGCGGCATCGATGCCGAGGCGATCGCGGTGCACGGCATCACCGAGGACTTCCTCGCCGACAAGCCGACGTTCAGCGCCATCGCGGCCGAGTTCGAGGATTTCATCCGTGACGCGGAACTGATCATCCATAACGCGAACTTCGACGTCGGCTTCCTGAACCACGAGCTGTCGCGGCTCGGGCGGGGAAAGCTCGACAGCCTTTGCGCGGGGGTCATCGACACGCTGAAGATGGCGAAGGAGCAGAACCCGGGCAAGAAGGCGTCGCTCGACGCGCTGTGCGACCGGCACCAGATCGACAATGCGTCGCGGACGCTGCACGGCGCGCTGCTCGACGCGGAGCTGCTCGCCGAAGTCTACCTGGCGATGACGCGCGGCCAGGAGAGCCTGATCATGGCGCTCGAGGAGCCCGTGCCGGGCAGCGCCGAAGCCGGCGGCGTGCTCGTCGATCGGCCCCCGCTGAAAGTGCTCCGCGCGAGCGGCGAAGAGCTGGCTGAACATGGCCGGGTGCTTCACGACATCGCGAAAGCGACGAAAGGCACCTGCCTGTGGATCGCGCCCGAGCCGGAAGCGGCCGCCGCCTGA
- the gloB gene encoding hydroxyacylglutathione hydrolase, protein MNDQHSKIGSIEIIPLPAFRDNYLWLLRRGQLAAVVDPGDAAVVEDGLAAQGLDLCAILLTHHHADHVGGVAELIASRDIPVFGPAAADIQGVNHPVAEGDEVSLNPLGIRLRVLEVPGHTASHVAYLAPGILFPGDTLFSAGCGRLLGGTAAQLHASLRRLADLPGDTAVYCTHEYTLANLAFARVADPGNPERDEWLVECEARRDAGRPTLPTTIERERRVNPFLRTGEPAVMGVIADRTGVRPHDSLECFTALRAWKDVF, encoded by the coding sequence ATGAACGATCAGCACTCAAAAATCGGCAGCATCGAAATTATCCCTCTCCCGGCGTTCCGGGATAACTACCTGTGGCTGCTGCGTCGCGGCCAGCTTGCAGCAGTCGTCGACCCGGGTGACGCAGCAGTCGTCGAAGACGGCCTCGCGGCGCAGGGGCTGGATCTTTGCGCGATCCTGCTGACCCATCACCATGCAGACCACGTCGGTGGCGTCGCCGAGCTGATCGCCAGCCGCGACATCCCGGTGTTCGGCCCAGCTGCAGCCGACATCCAAGGTGTGAACCATCCTGTTGCGGAAGGCGACGAAGTCAGTCTCAACCCGCTCGGCATCCGCTTGCGCGTGCTCGAAGTGCCCGGCCATACCGCGAGCCACGTCGCCTATCTCGCGCCGGGCATCCTGTTTCCCGGCGACACCCTTTTCAGCGCCGGCTGCGGGCGGCTGCTCGGCGGCACTGCCGCGCAACTTCACGCTTCGCTGCGCCGCCTCGCAGATCTGCCCGGCGACACCGCCGTGTATTGCACCCATGAGTATACGCTCGCCAACCTCGCGTTTGCGCGTGTCGCCGACCCGGGGAATCCCGAGCGGGACGAGTGGCTCGTCGAATGCGAGGCGCGGCGCGATGCCGGGCGGCCGACCCTGCCGACCACCATCGAACGCGAGCGGCGCGTGAACCCCTTCCTGCGCACGGGCGAACCGGCAGTGATGGGCGTGATCGCCGACCGCACCGGCGTGCGTCCGCACGACTCGCTCGAATGCTTCACGGCATTGAGGGCCTGGAAGGACGTTTTCTGA
- a CDS encoding dihydrolipoamide acetyltransferase family protein, with product MAEFRMPSLGSDMEAGTLIEWRIKPGDSVRRGDVVAVVETRKGAIEVEIFTTGVVEEILVPVGEQVPVGTPLAVIRTEDEEQAPPSAEAASGTTVSAPPTSPAATTAPAAAGATRLRVSPAARKRAAELGVDLGRLAGSGAAGAITLDDVEKAAVARPPTRPADRAAGMRQAIAAAMARSKREIPHYYLGTFINMRRALDWLRSENERRAVPARLLPGALLLKAMALALRQAPELNGFWVDGEFKPGAGIHPGSAIVLRGGGLVAPAVHDADSKSLDEVMAALRDLVQRARAGALRSSEMSDATITVTSLGEQGVEMVFGVIYPPQVALVGLGRIVERPWVVDGQVVARPLMQATLSADHRVSDGHRGAQFLALLDRLLQEPERL from the coding sequence ATGGCTGAGTTCCGCATGCCTTCGCTCGGCTCCGACATGGAAGCCGGCACTCTGATCGAATGGCGGATCAAGCCCGGCGACAGCGTGCGCCGGGGTGACGTCGTGGCGGTGGTGGAAACCCGGAAGGGCGCCATCGAGGTGGAGATATTCACCACCGGGGTGGTGGAGGAGATCCTGGTCCCGGTGGGCGAGCAGGTGCCGGTCGGCACGCCGCTGGCGGTCATCCGCACGGAAGACGAGGAGCAGGCGCCGCCCTCTGCCGAAGCCGCAAGCGGCACGACAGTGTCGGCGCCCCCAACTTCGCCGGCCGCGACGACGGCACCGGCCGCCGCGGGCGCCACGCGACTCCGGGTCTCCCCGGCGGCGCGCAAGCGCGCGGCCGAGCTGGGCGTGGACCTCGGGCGGCTCGCCGGCAGCGGCGCAGCCGGCGCGATCACCCTCGACGACGTCGAAAAGGCCGCCGTCGCGCGCCCGCCGACGCGCCCTGCCGATCGCGCAGCCGGCATGCGCCAGGCGATCGCCGCTGCCATGGCGCGGTCCAAGCGCGAGATCCCTCACTACTATCTCGGCACCTTCATCAACATGCGCCGCGCCCTCGATTGGCTGCGCAGCGAGAACGAGCGGCGCGCCGTCCCCGCGCGATTGCTGCCGGGCGCCCTGCTGCTCAAGGCGATGGCGCTGGCCTTGCGACAGGCGCCGGAGCTCAACGGGTTCTGGGTGGACGGCGAGTTCAAGCCCGGCGCCGGCATCCATCCGGGCTCCGCCATCGTCCTGCGTGGCGGCGGCCTGGTCGCGCCCGCGGTTCATGACGCCGACAGCAAGTCGCTCGATGAAGTCATGGCAGCGCTGCGCGATCTGGTCCAGCGGGCTCGCGCCGGCGCCCTGCGCAGTTCCGAGATGAGCGACGCAACCATCACCGTGACCAGTCTTGGTGAACAAGGCGTGGAGATGGTGTTCGGCGTGATCTACCCGCCACAGGTGGCGCTGGTCGGTCTGGGGCGGATCGTGGAGCGGCCGTGGGTGGTGGACGGTCAGGTGGTGGCGCGGCCGCTGATGCAGGCCACGCTGTCAGCCGACCACCGGGTCAGCGACGGCCACCGCGGCGCGCAGTTCCTGGCGCTTTTGGATCGCCTGTTGCAGGAGCCGGAACGACTATGA